The following coding sequences lie in one Rothia sp. SD9660Na genomic window:
- a CDS encoding glycine--tRNA ligase, whose protein sequence is MAPKSKLDNVISLAKRRGFVFQAGEIYGGSRSAWDYGPLGAELKENIRQQWWQTFVRGREDMVGLDSSIILPKAVWEASGHVATFTDPLVECLSCHSRHRQDHLIEAFEAKKGRAPENGMGDIVCPKCGTKGQWTEPQNFSGLMKTYLGPVDNEEGLHYMRPETAQGIFVNFNNVVTAARKRPPFGIGQIGKAFRNEITPGNFIFRTREFEQMEIEYFVHPDDAPKYYDQWIEDCWNWFVDLGINPDNMRKFDVPEDDRAHYSAGTMDLEYRFGFTGSEWGELMGVANRTNYDLGVHNEHSNAKLEYFDQGTGERYVPYVIEPSFGLTRSMMAFLVDSYVEDEAPNTKGGVDKRTVLKLDPRLAPVKAAVLPLSKKEDLVPTAKNLADELRRNWNIDYDDAGAIGRRYRRQDEIGTPFCITVDFDTLEDQAVTIRERDTMTQERVSLDQVTAYLAAKLTK, encoded by the coding sequence ATGGCACCGAAGTCCAAACTCGACAACGTTATTTCACTGGCCAAGCGCCGCGGATTCGTCTTCCAGGCAGGTGAAATCTACGGAGGATCCCGCTCAGCATGGGACTACGGCCCGCTCGGTGCCGAACTCAAAGAAAACATCCGCCAGCAGTGGTGGCAAACCTTCGTACGCGGCCGCGAAGACATGGTCGGCCTCGACTCCTCCATCATCCTGCCCAAGGCAGTCTGGGAAGCCTCAGGCCACGTCGCAACCTTCACCGACCCCCTCGTTGAATGCCTCTCCTGCCACTCCCGCCACCGCCAGGACCACCTGATTGAAGCCTTCGAAGCCAAGAAGGGCCGTGCCCCCGAAAACGGCATGGGCGACATCGTCTGCCCCAAGTGCGGCACCAAGGGCCAGTGGACCGAACCCCAAAACTTCTCCGGCCTCATGAAGACCTACCTGGGCCCCGTTGACAACGAAGAGGGCCTGCACTACATGCGCCCCGAAACTGCCCAGGGCATCTTCGTCAACTTCAACAACGTCGTCACCGCCGCCCGCAAGCGTCCGCCCTTCGGCATCGGCCAAATCGGCAAGGCCTTCCGCAACGAAATCACCCCCGGCAACTTCATCTTCCGAACCCGCGAGTTCGAACAGATGGAAATCGAATACTTCGTGCACCCCGACGACGCCCCCAAGTACTACGACCAGTGGATCGAAGACTGCTGGAACTGGTTCGTAGACCTCGGCATCAACCCCGACAACATGCGCAAATTCGACGTACCCGAAGACGACCGCGCCCACTACTCCGCAGGCACCATGGACCTCGAATACCGCTTCGGCTTTACCGGCTCAGAGTGGGGCGAACTCATGGGCGTCGCCAACCGCACCAACTACGACCTCGGCGTGCACAACGAACACTCCAACGCCAAGCTCGAATACTTCGACCAGGGCACCGGCGAACGCTACGTGCCCTACGTCATCGAGCCCTCTTTCGGCCTGACCCGTTCCATGATGGCCTTCCTCGTCGACTCCTACGTCGAAGATGAAGCCCCCAACACCAAGGGCGGCGTTGACAAGCGCACCGTGCTCAAGCTCGACCCGCGCCTGGCCCCCGTCAAGGCAGCCGTTCTGCCCCTCTCTAAGAAGGAAGACCTCGTCCCCACCGCCAAGAACCTGGCCGACGAGCTCCGCCGCAACTGGAACATTGACTACGACGATGCCGGCGCCATCGGCCGCCGCTACCGCCGCCAGGACGAAATCGGCACCCCCTTCTGCATCACCGTCGACTTCGACACCCTCGAAGACCAGGCCGTTACCATCCGCGAACGCGACACCATGACTCAGGAACGCGTCTCACTCGACCAGGTCACCGCCTACCTGGCAGCTAAGCTGACTAAGTAG
- the gatA gene encoding Asp-tRNA(Asn)/Glu-tRNA(Gln) amidotransferase subunit GatA, whose translation MNDIIKLSAAELADKLAAGELTSVEATQAYIDHIIATDGEPLDAENRAAGKSGLNAFLHLNAEEALEVAAAVDADRAAGKELPALAGVPIAVKDLIVTKGQPTTAASRMLEGWMSPYDGTVTQKIREARMPILGKTNLDEFAMGSTTEHSAFGVTRNPWALDRIPGGSGGGSAVAVAAFQAPLALGTDTGGSIRQPAAVTGSVGVKPTYGSVSRYGVIAMASSLDQVGPCARTVLDTALLHEVIGGHDPKDSTSLNEPVPAYAAAARAGAAEGGLKGLRVGVIKELTGEGFQLGVMARFNESLELLKEAGAEIVEVSLPSVKEAIGAYYLIMSSEVSSNLAKYDGVRFGLRKLPEEGNVTIERVMAASRAAGFGSEAKRRIILGTYALSAGYYDAYYGSAQKVRTLIQRDYAKAFEVADVLISPTAPTTAYKLGEKTKGDPMAMYKGDIATVPTNLAGVPSLSLPGGLADEDGLPVGIQFTAPAHEDARLYRAGAGLEALLTAKWGGYLHEQLPDTAALIRDFDFEGAK comes from the coding sequence ATGAACGACATCATCAAACTTTCTGCAGCAGAACTTGCTGACAAGCTGGCCGCAGGGGAACTGACTTCTGTTGAAGCAACCCAGGCCTACATCGACCACATCATCGCCACCGACGGTGAACCCCTAGACGCAGAAAACCGCGCAGCCGGCAAGAGCGGCCTCAATGCCTTCCTGCACCTCAACGCTGAAGAGGCCCTGGAAGTTGCTGCCGCCGTGGATGCAGACCGTGCCGCCGGCAAAGAACTACCTGCCCTAGCAGGCGTCCCCATCGCCGTTAAAGACCTCATTGTCACCAAGGGCCAGCCCACCACCGCAGCTTCCCGTATGCTCGAGGGCTGGATGAGCCCCTACGACGGCACCGTCACCCAGAAGATCCGCGAAGCTCGTATGCCCATCCTGGGTAAGACCAACCTCGACGAGTTCGCCATGGGCTCCACCACCGAGCACTCAGCTTTCGGTGTTACCCGCAACCCCTGGGCCCTAGACCGTATTCCCGGTGGCTCCGGCGGTGGCTCCGCTGTAGCAGTAGCTGCCTTCCAGGCCCCCCTGGCCCTGGGCACCGATACCGGTGGCTCCATTCGTCAGCCTGCAGCCGTCACCGGCTCGGTTGGCGTCAAGCCCACCTACGGCTCGGTCTCCCGCTATGGCGTCATCGCCATGGCCTCATCCCTGGACCAGGTCGGCCCCTGCGCCCGCACCGTCCTCGATACCGCCCTGCTGCACGAGGTCATTGGTGGTCACGACCCCAAGGACTCCACCTCCCTGAATGAGCCCGTCCCCGCCTACGCGGCCGCCGCCCGCGCCGGTGCCGCTGAAGGTGGCCTCAAGGGCCTGCGCGTCGGCGTTATCAAGGAACTGACCGGCGAGGGTTTCCAGCTCGGCGTTATGGCCCGCTTCAATGAGTCTCTGGAGCTGCTCAAGGAAGCTGGCGCAGAAATCGTTGAGGTCTCCCTGCCCTCCGTCAAGGAAGCAATCGGGGCTTACTACCTGATTATGTCCTCCGAGGTCTCATCCAACCTGGCCAAGTACGACGGCGTCCGCTTCGGTCTGCGTAAGCTGCCTGAAGAAGGCAATGTCACCATCGAACGTGTCATGGCAGCTTCCCGTGCCGCAGGTTTCGGCTCAGAAGCCAAGCGCCGCATCATCCTGGGTACCTACGCCCTGTCCGCTGGCTATTACGATGCCTACTACGGCTCAGCCCAGAAGGTGCGCACCCTGATTCAGCGCGACTACGCCAAGGCATTTGAGGTTGCAGACGTGCTGATTAGCCCCACCGCTCCCACCACCGCCTACAAGCTAGGGGAGAAGACCAAGGGCGACCCCATGGCCATGTACAAGGGAGATATCGCCACCGTACCCACCAACCTGGCCGGTGTGCCCTCCCTGTCCCTTCCCGGTGGCCTGGCAGATGAGGACGGGCTGCCCGTCGGTATCCAGTTCACCGCACCTGCCCACGAGGATGCCCGCCTCTACCGCGCCGGTGCTGGCCTGGAAGCCCTGCTGACCGCTAAGTGGGGTGGCTACCTGCACGAGCAGCTGCCCGATACCGCCGCCCTGATTCGTGACTTTGACTTCGAGGGAGCTAAGTAA
- a CDS encoding PLP-dependent transferase, giving the protein MTTENTVPTPSNPTGWKFETQQIHAGQEPDPATGARALPIYQTTSFVFKDSAQAAGRFALSELGPIYSRINNPTQEAVENRIAALEGGVGALLLASGQAASTFAILNIAGAGDHIVASPSLYGGSFNLLKYTLKNLGIETTFVDDPADPESWRAAARENTKAFYAETLPNPRGDVLDIEAVSTVAHEVGVPLIVDNTIATPYLLNPIKYGADVVIHSATKYLGGHGTSVGGVIVDSGNFDYGAYPEKYPLFNQPDESYHGLVYARDLGADGAFGVNLSYILKARVSLLRDLGSSISPTNAFNIAIGLETLSLRVERHVENALKVAQFLKDHPQVESVTYSGLPDSPYYDLAQKYLPKGAGAVLGFTLKDADAATAQKFVDSLSLHSLLVNIGDVRSLAVHPASTTHSQSTTEELEAIGISPAFIRLSVGIEHIDDILADLDLGFAAIR; this is encoded by the coding sequence ATGACCACCGAGAACACCGTTCCCACCCCCTCCAACCCCACCGGCTGGAAGTTCGAAACCCAGCAGATTCACGCTGGCCAGGAACCTGACCCGGCAACCGGCGCTCGCGCCCTGCCCATCTACCAGACCACGTCCTTTGTCTTCAAGGACTCCGCCCAGGCAGCAGGCCGCTTCGCCCTCTCAGAGCTGGGCCCCATCTACTCCCGTATCAACAACCCCACCCAGGAAGCCGTTGAAAACCGTATCGCTGCCCTCGAAGGTGGCGTCGGGGCCCTGTTGCTCGCCAGCGGCCAGGCAGCCTCAACCTTCGCAATCCTGAACATCGCCGGGGCCGGGGACCACATCGTTGCCTCCCCTTCCCTCTACGGCGGCAGCTTCAACCTGCTCAAGTACACCCTCAAGAACCTCGGCATCGAAACCACCTTCGTTGACGACCCTGCCGACCCCGAGTCCTGGCGAGCAGCAGCCCGCGAGAACACCAAGGCCTTCTACGCAGAAACCCTGCCCAACCCTCGCGGCGATGTGCTTGATATTGAGGCTGTTTCGACCGTGGCCCACGAGGTTGGGGTGCCGCTCATCGTCGATAACACCATTGCCACCCCCTACCTGCTCAACCCCATCAAGTATGGCGCTGACGTGGTCATCCACTCAGCCACCAAGTACCTGGGCGGCCACGGCACCTCGGTCGGCGGCGTTATCGTCGACTCCGGTAACTTCGACTATGGCGCCTACCCCGAGAAGTACCCCCTCTTCAACCAGCCCGACGAAAGCTACCACGGCCTGGTCTATGCCCGCGATCTCGGTGCAGATGGGGCTTTTGGGGTCAACCTCTCCTACATCCTTAAAGCCCGGGTCTCTCTGCTGCGCGACCTCGGCTCATCCATCTCACCGACCAACGCCTTCAATATTGCCATCGGTCTTGAGACCCTCTCCCTGCGCGTCGAGCGCCACGTAGAGAATGCCCTCAAGGTTGCCCAGTTCCTCAAGGACCATCCCCAGGTCGAATCTGTCACCTACTCCGGCCTGCCTGATTCCCCCTACTACGACCTGGCCCAAAAGTACCTGCCCAAGGGGGCTGGCGCCGTCCTCGGCTTCACCCTCAAGGACGCCGACGCCGCAACCGCCCAGAAGTTCGTGGACTCCCTCTCCTTGCACTCCCTGCTGGTCAATATTGGCGATGTGCGTTCACTTGCTGTCCACCCGGCCTCCACCACCCACAGCCAGTCCACCACCGAAGAGCTTGAAGCCATCGGTATCAGCCCAGCCTTCATCCGCCTCTCGGTAGGGATCGAGCACATCGATGACATTCTCGCCGACCTCGACCTCGGCTTTGCCGCTATCCGCTAA
- a CDS encoding RNA-binding S4 domain-containing protein has product MSIESVFIRDEMIRLGQFLKLANLVENGVHAREVIQDGLVKVNGDICEQRGRQLHAGDTVELNGLTVQVETE; this is encoded by the coding sequence ATGAGTATTGAGTCTGTTTTTATTCGTGATGAGATGATTCGCCTGGGCCAGTTTTTGAAGCTGGCTAATCTAGTGGAGAACGGGGTGCATGCCCGTGAGGTGATTCAGGACGGCCTGGTGAAGGTGAACGGTGATATTTGTGAGCAGCGCGGGCGTCAGCTACACGCTGGCGACACTGTGGAGCTGAACGGTCTGACGGTGCAGGTGGAGACCGAGTAA
- a CDS encoding homoserine O-acetyltransferase, producing MTTARPADSAPHRTDGVLTHASIGDLTLESGVVLPDITIGYETWGTLNEAGDNAILILHALTGDTHVSAGRVGADASEQDREAAEAAGWWPTAVGPGRVIDTDKYFVISPNILGGCYGSTGPASPAPASIDPDRRPWGSCFPLVTIRDGVHAEKRLLDQLGVTSLHHVIGGSLGGARAAEWAVTYPDLVRSCAVIASGPAATAEQIAWGHMQNLAIRQDPAFAGGDYYPGRGPVTGLALARRIAHTTYRSAAELHFRFGRDAQDGHKVLHPISAERGRYQVENYLDHHGTKLTNRFDANSYLAINEALLSHDLGRGRGGLEKALARTVCNWTIAYVDSDRLFFPSDSQILAAALPNPVEPAVIHSPCGHDGFLIEHHQLERILATSIETRDAADEAQPRGRKHLWSVV from the coding sequence ATGACGACAGCACGTCCCGCTGACAGTGCCCCCCATCGCACCGACGGCGTCCTCACCCACGCCTCTATCGGTGACCTGACCCTCGAATCAGGGGTAGTACTACCCGACATCACCATCGGGTACGAAACCTGGGGCACCCTCAACGAGGCGGGCGACAACGCCATCCTGATCCTGCACGCCCTGACCGGCGACACCCACGTCTCGGCAGGGCGAGTAGGGGCGGACGCCAGTGAGCAGGACCGCGAAGCCGCTGAAGCCGCCGGCTGGTGGCCCACCGCAGTTGGCCCCGGCCGCGTCATCGACACCGACAAATACTTCGTCATCTCACCCAATATACTCGGTGGCTGCTACGGCTCCACCGGCCCCGCCTCACCAGCCCCCGCCAGCATCGACCCCGACCGTAGGCCCTGGGGATCCTGCTTCCCCCTGGTTACCATCCGCGACGGCGTCCACGCCGAAAAGCGCCTACTCGACCAGCTGGGCGTCACCTCCCTCCACCACGTTATCGGTGGCTCCCTGGGAGGCGCCCGCGCCGCAGAATGGGCCGTCACCTACCCCGACCTCGTCCGCTCCTGCGCCGTCATCGCCTCCGGCCCCGCAGCTACCGCCGAACAGATCGCCTGGGGCCACATGCAAAACCTGGCCATCCGGCAGGATCCAGCCTTCGCAGGCGGCGACTACTACCCCGGCCGCGGCCCCGTCACCGGCCTGGCTCTGGCCCGCCGCATCGCCCACACCACCTACCGCTCAGCTGCCGAACTTCACTTCCGCTTCGGCCGTGACGCCCAGGACGGCCACAAGGTCCTGCACCCTATCAGCGCTGAACGCGGCCGCTACCAGGTTGAAAACTACCTGGACCACCACGGCACCAAACTTACCAACCGCTTCGACGCTAACTCCTACCTGGCTATCAACGAAGCCCTGCTCTCCCACGACCTCGGGCGGGGCCGCGGCGGTCTTGAAAAGGCACTGGCCCGCACCGTCTGCAATTGGACCATCGCCTACGTGGACTCCGACCGACTCTTCTTCCCCTCCGACTCCCAGATCCTCGCAGCAGCCCTACCCAACCCCGTAGAACCTGCCGTGATTCATTCACCTTGCGGCCACGACGGCTTCCTCATCGAACACCACCAGCTCGAACGCATACTTGCCACCAGCATCGAAACCCGGGACGCCGCCGACGAAGCACAACCGCGGGGGCGCAAACACCTATGGTCAGTGGTCTAA
- a CDS encoding S9 family peptidase — MMSLTPPLAKRVPLARTHHGDTFVDHYEWLRDKESAEVLEHLRAENAFTEAVTEDQQPLRDAIFEEIKGRTQLTDMSVPSRRGAWWYFNRTVAGEQYPVMCRVPALTEGSVEERYQPPVVRPGEPLDGEQVVLDCNEFARDMAFFSLGSFQVTRDGSLLTFGVDDSGDERYTQYFKNLDTGEILEEKIEDVFAGAFFASGAKHLIYSVADESWRPYEVRAHAIGTSASEDFALYREDDNGLWLGAGMSSSRTHVVITSSNSEYSETRIINIHELGQLEPTLIMKRNAGIEYSTDIIDVEGTGYLVIGHNHEAPNGEIVLAPLREEYVPFADFKASWIPLVPHREDVRLESVKFSRNHLVLMARENTTVKVFVAPRTALAEQVAAAHPQGIDLYEPGGFTEELYTSAFSGVNIMSPVIRLNYTSYLTPSSVYEYFPDTDDLVLRRRTPVIGYEPENYTAYRMWAPAADGAMIPLSVMHRADLDKTQKNPLIQYGYGSYESSMDPYFSTARLSVLDRGVIFVVAHIRGGGEMGRAWYTEGKKLAKKNTFTDFIDATDFLASQAWVDAARIGIMGGSAGGLLMGAVVNMAPEKYAACLAQVPFVDALTTILDPNLPLSALEWEEWGNPITDKEVYDYMKSYTPYENIRPVKYPAIAAVTSLNDTRVFYVEPAKWVAALRETIDPASPTPLLKIEMDGGHGGGSGRYTAWREIAWDYSFLLTHLGATSVTE, encoded by the coding sequence ATGATGTCTCTGACTCCTCCTCTTGCCAAGCGCGTGCCCCTTGCGCGCACCCATCACGGTGATACTTTTGTTGATCACTACGAGTGGTTGCGCGATAAGGAAAGCGCCGAGGTTCTAGAGCATCTACGCGCTGAGAACGCCTTTACCGAGGCGGTCACAGAAGATCAACAGCCCCTTCGGGACGCTATTTTTGAAGAGATTAAGGGCCGTACCCAGCTCACCGATATGTCTGTGCCCTCGCGCCGCGGGGCCTGGTGGTACTTTAATCGCACGGTTGCCGGTGAGCAGTACCCGGTCATGTGCCGCGTCCCTGCCCTGACCGAGGGTAGCGTTGAAGAGCGCTACCAGCCGCCGGTCGTCCGTCCCGGTGAACCGCTCGACGGTGAGCAGGTGGTGCTGGACTGCAACGAATTTGCCCGCGATATGGCCTTTTTCTCCCTGGGATCCTTCCAGGTCACCCGCGACGGTTCCTTGCTGACCTTCGGTGTGGACGATTCAGGCGATGAGCGCTACACCCAGTACTTCAAGAACCTCGATACCGGAGAGATTCTGGAAGAGAAAATTGAGGACGTCTTTGCAGGGGCCTTCTTTGCCTCTGGAGCCAAGCACCTGATTTATTCGGTGGCCGATGAGTCCTGGCGCCCCTACGAAGTGCGTGCCCACGCCATTGGCACCAGCGCCTCTGAAGATTTTGCCCTCTACCGCGAGGACGATAACGGCCTCTGGTTGGGTGCTGGCATGTCGTCCTCCCGTACCCACGTAGTCATTACCTCATCCAACTCTGAGTACTCAGAGACCCGCATTATCAATATCCACGAGCTGGGCCAGCTAGAGCCCACCCTCATTATGAAGCGGAACGCCGGTATCGAGTACTCCACCGATATCATCGACGTGGAGGGCACCGGCTATCTGGTCATCGGCCATAACCACGAGGCCCCCAACGGTGAAATCGTACTGGCTCCCCTGCGGGAAGAGTACGTGCCCTTTGCCGATTTCAAGGCCAGCTGGATTCCCCTGGTGCCCCACCGCGAGGACGTCCGCCTTGAGTCCGTGAAGTTCTCCCGCAACCATCTGGTGCTCATGGCCCGTGAGAACACCACCGTTAAGGTATTCGTTGCCCCGCGTACCGCTCTTGCGGAGCAGGTTGCCGCAGCCCACCCCCAGGGCATTGACCTCTATGAGCCCGGCGGCTTTACCGAAGAGCTCTACACCTCGGCTTTCTCGGGTGTGAATATCATGTCCCCGGTCATCCGCCTGAACTACACCTCCTACCTCACCCCCAGCAGCGTCTACGAATACTTCCCCGATACCGACGATCTGGTGCTGCGCCGCCGCACCCCCGTGATCGGTTACGAGCCCGAGAACTACACCGCCTACCGTATGTGGGCACCGGCTGCCGACGGAGCCATGATTCCGCTCTCTGTCATGCACCGCGCCGACCTCGATAAGACCCAGAAAAACCCCCTGATTCAGTACGGCTACGGGTCCTATGAATCCTCCATGGACCCCTATTTCTCCACCGCCCGCCTGAGCGTGCTGGACCGCGGCGTCATCTTCGTCGTTGCCCACATCCGCGGTGGCGGCGAAATGGGCCGTGCCTGGTACACCGAGGGCAAGAAGCTGGCTAAGAAAAACACCTTCACCGACTTCATCGACGCCACCGACTTCCTCGCCTCCCAGGCCTGGGTGGACGCTGCTCGTATCGGCATTATGGGTGGATCAGCCGGCGGCCTGCTCATGGGTGCCGTCGTCAACATGGCCCCCGAAAAGTACGCAGCCTGCCTGGCCCAGGTACCCTTCGTGGATGCCCTGACCACCATTCTTGACCCTAACCTGCCGCTCTCGGCCCTGGAATGGGAAGAATGGGGCAACCCCATCACCGACAAGGAGGTCTACGACTACATGAAGTCCTATACCCCCTACGAGAACATCCGCCCCGTGAAATACCCTGCCATCGCAGCGGTTACTTCCCTCAACGACACCCGCGTCTTCTACGTCGAACCGGCTAAGTGGGTAGCAGCCCTGCGCGAAACCATCGACCCGGCCTCCCCCACTCCCCTGCTCAAAATTGAGATGGACGGCGGCCACGGCGGCGGCTCAGGCCGCTACACCGCCTGGCGCGAAATCGCCTGGGACTACTCCTTCCTGCTCACCCACCTGGGTGCCACTAGCGTCACGGAGTAA
- the gatB gene encoding Asp-tRNA(Asn)/Glu-tRNA(Gln) amidotransferase subunit GatB, whose protein sequence is MSDEILSFEEAMEKYDPVLGFEVHVELNTKTKMFDAAPNEFGDTPNTNITPVSLGLPGVLPVVNGKAVESAIKLGLALGCEIAPISHFARKNYFYPDTPKNFQTSQYDEPIAANGSLDVELEDGTVFTIDIERAHMEEDAGKLTHKGGTAGRIQGADFSLVDYNRAGVPLIEIVTRPIVGAGDKAPELARAYVAAIREIVKNLGISDARMERGNVRCDANVSLMPKGSTEFGTRSETKNVNSLRSVERAVRYEIQRHAAVLEAGEKVVQETRHWHEDTRETTSGRPKSDADDYRYFPEPDLVPVVTDEEWIERLRAELPEPPAERRRRLKADWGFSDEEFRDVVNAGAMDAIEETVAAGAPASVARKWWMGEIARIAKEREVELTETGATAATIVELNQLIEGKKINDKIARQVLGFVIEGEGSPAEIVEKRGLAVVSDDSALTAAIDEALAAMPDVADKIRAGKVQAAGAVVGQVMKATRGQADAGRVRELILEKLGVEG, encoded by the coding sequence ATGTCTGACGAAATCCTGTCGTTTGAAGAAGCCATGGAGAAGTACGACCCCGTACTTGGCTTCGAGGTTCACGTAGAACTCAACACTAAGACCAAGATGTTCGACGCCGCCCCCAACGAATTCGGCGATACCCCGAATACCAACATCACCCCCGTCTCGTTGGGCCTGCCCGGTGTGCTGCCGGTGGTCAACGGCAAGGCTGTTGAATCCGCTATCAAGCTGGGCTTGGCACTGGGCTGCGAGATCGCACCCATTAGCCACTTTGCACGCAAGAACTACTTTTACCCCGATACCCCCAAGAACTTCCAGACCTCCCAGTATGATGAGCCCATCGCCGCTAATGGGTCCCTGGACGTTGAGCTGGAGGACGGCACCGTCTTCACCATCGACATCGAGCGTGCCCACATGGAAGAAGACGCTGGCAAGCTGACCCACAAGGGCGGCACCGCTGGCCGTATTCAGGGCGCAGACTTCTCCCTGGTCGACTACAACCGCGCCGGTGTTCCCCTGATTGAAATTGTTACCCGCCCCATCGTGGGTGCGGGCGACAAGGCTCCTGAACTGGCCCGCGCCTACGTGGCTGCGATTCGCGAAATCGTCAAGAACCTGGGTATCTCCGACGCCCGCATGGAGCGCGGTAACGTCCGCTGCGACGCCAACGTCTCGCTCATGCCCAAGGGTTCCACCGAGTTCGGTACCCGCTCAGAAACCAAGAACGTCAACTCCCTGCGTTCGGTTGAGCGTGCGGTGCGCTACGAGATTCAGCGTCACGCGGCCGTCCTCGAAGCAGGCGAAAAGGTTGTTCAGGAAACCCGCCACTGGCACGAAGACACCCGCGAGACCACCAGTGGCCGCCCCAAGTCTGATGCCGACGACTACCGTTACTTCCCCGAGCCTGACCTGGTTCCGGTTGTCACCGACGAAGAGTGGATTGAGCGCCTACGCGCCGAGCTGCCCGAGCCTCCCGCCGAGCGCCGCCGCCGCCTCAAAGCCGACTGGGGCTTCTCGGACGAAGAGTTCCGCGACGTGGTCAACGCCGGTGCTATGGACGCCATCGAAGAGACCGTCGCCGCCGGTGCTCCCGCCTCAGTTGCTCGTAAGTGGTGGATGGGCGAGATTGCCCGTATCGCCAAGGAGCGCGAGGTTGAGCTGACCGAAACCGGTGCAACCGCCGCTACTATCGTTGAGCTCAACCAGCTGATTGAGGGTAAGAAGATTAACGATAAGATTGCCCGCCAGGTACTCGGCTTCGTAATCGAGGGTGAGGGCAGCCCGGCTGAGATTGTTGAGAAGCGCGGCCTGGCCGTCGTCTCTGATGACTCGGCCCTGACCGCTGCTATCGACGAGGCTCTGGCCGCTATGCCCGATGTTGCCGATAAGATCCGCGCCGGTAAGGTGCAGGCCGCTGGCGCCGTGGTCGGCCAGGTTATGAAGGCTACCCGCGGTCAGGCAGATGCCGGACGCGTGCGCGAGCTGATTCTCGAAAAGCTGGGTGTTGAGGGCTAA
- a CDS encoding dienelactone hydrolase family protein has protein sequence MNQYLVEYSKAEPFRRGTHLVVLLHGYGSHERDLLGLTPYLPSEKVTYASVRAPQPVGYQLPADADSAYVEGPAMGYQWWPLNQQLETVGFTAIELAVDYLLGWLEPIAADYNSVTLLGFSQGMALATSVARTRPDLIKAVVGLSGYAVAGGEHYFKDAQLADEPLPLFWGSDEADPVITADKISFTREWVAGHTALTAQTYPNIGHGVAAAELTHVTDFLKEKVLSA, from the coding sequence ATGAACCAGTACCTTGTTGAATATTCCAAGGCAGAACCTTTTCGCCGGGGCACCCACCTGGTCGTCCTCCTACACGGCTATGGCTCCCACGAGCGTGACCTGCTGGGGCTCACTCCCTACCTGCCCAGCGAGAAGGTGACCTACGCGTCCGTCCGCGCGCCCCAGCCCGTTGGCTACCAGCTACCGGCCGATGCCGACTCCGCCTACGTTGAAGGCCCCGCCATGGGTTACCAGTGGTGGCCCCTCAACCAGCAGCTTGAAACCGTAGGCTTCACCGCAATCGAACTAGCCGTGGACTACCTGCTGGGCTGGCTCGAACCCATCGCCGCCGACTACAACAGCGTGACCCTGCTGGGCTTCTCCCAGGGCATGGCCCTTGCCACCTCGGTAGCCCGTACCCGCCCCGATCTCATCAAGGCTGTGGTAGGGCTCTCCGGCTACGCCGTGGCCGGTGGGGAACACTACTTCAAGGACGCCCAGCTAGCTGACGAGCCCCTGCCCCTCTTCTGGGGGAGCGACGAAGCTGACCCCGTCATCACCGCCGACAAAATCTCTTTTACCCGCGAATGGGTAGCCGGGCACACCGCTCTCACCGCCCAGACCTACCCCAACATCGGGCACGGAGTCGCCGCCGCAGAACTCACCCACGTCACGGACTTTCTCAAAGAGAAGGTACTGTCTGCTTAA
- the gatC gene encoding Asp-tRNA(Asn)/Glu-tRNA(Gln) amidotransferase subunit GatC: MSAITSEQVAHLAMLAHIEMTDEELAAMAAELDVIVESVKSVSDAVSDDIPATSHPIPLKNVFREDVVGETLTAEEALSGAPDAEDGKFKVPAILDED; the protein is encoded by the coding sequence ATGTCTGCTATTACGAGTGAGCAGGTGGCACACCTTGCCATGCTGGCTCATATCGAGATGACTGATGAAGAGCTGGCTGCTATGGCCGCTGAGCTCGACGTCATCGTAGAATCCGTCAAGTCAGTCTCAGACGCCGTCTCAGACGATATCCCGGCAACCAGCCACCCCATCCCGCTCAAGAACGTCTTCCGCGAAGACGTGGTGGGTGAGACCCTGACCGCTGAAGAAGCTCTCTCGGGTGCCCCTGACGCCGAAGACGGCAAGTTCAAGGTTCCGGCAATTTTGGACGAAGACTAA